The Pseudomonas bijieensis DNA window GCGCTGGCGGGGAACAGCGGATCGAACAGTTGCAGGTCCACCAGCATCTCGAAGGTGTCCGCCGCGTTGCCCGACAGGAACAGCTTGAGCACTTCTTCGAACAGTCGGGCCGAAGGAATTTCCCGCAGCATCGGCGCCAGTTCGCGAATCGGAAGGGCGCTGTGTTTTTCGATGCCGAAATCCAGCTTGGCGGCGAAACGCACCGCTCGCAGCATCCGCACCGGATCTTCCTGGTAGCGCTGCTTGGGGTCGCCAATCAGGCGGATCAGGCGATTGCGAATGTCGTGTACGCCGTTGGCGTAATCGAGGATGCGCTCGCTGACCGGATCGTAATACAGGGCGTTGATGGTGAAGTCGCGGCGTTGCGCGTCTTCTTCCAGGGTGCCGTAGACGTTATCGCGCAGGATGCGCCCGCTCTCGTTGCGAGAAGACTGGTTGCTGTCTTCCTCTTCGTCGTTTTGCGGGTGATTGGCGCGGAACGTCGCCACTTCGATGATTTCGCGACCGAAGTGGATGTGGACCAGCTTGAAGCGCCGGCCAATGATCCGCGCATTGCGAAATTCGGCCCGTATCTGTTCCGGCGTGGCACTGGTGGCGACGTCGAAATCCTTGGGCGTGATGTTGAGCAGCATGTCGCGCACGCAGCCACCGACCAGGTAAGCCTGGTAGCCGGCGTTCTGCAAACGTTCGACGATGTTCACCGCATAACGGCTGAACTGGGCCTTTTGCAGTGAATGCTGGCCGCTGTTGAGCACTTCAGGCGTGCTGCGAATGTGTTGCGTACGACGCAAGGGAGAACGGAATGACTGGAACAG harbors:
- a CDS encoding polynucleotide adenylyltransferase PcnB; translation: MLKKLFQSFRSPLRRTQHIRSTPEVLNSGQHSLQKAQFSRYAVNIVERLQNAGYQAYLVGGCVRDMLLNITPKDFDVATSATPEQIRAEFRNARIIGRRFKLVHIHFGREIIEVATFRANHPQNDEEEDSNQSSRNESGRILRDNVYGTLEEDAQRRDFTINALYYDPVSERILDYANGVHDIRNRLIRLIGDPKQRYQEDPVRMLRAVRFAAKLDFGIEKHSALPIRELAPMLREIPSARLFEEVLKLFLSGNAADTFEMLVDLQLFDPLFPASAEALEHNPTYTHTLISEALINTDLRIKQNKPVTPAFLFAALLWPALPARVLRLQERGMPPIPAMQEAAHELIAEQCQRIAIPKRFTMPIREIWDMQERLPRRSGKRADLLLDNPRFRAGYDFLLLRESAGEQTDGLGEWWTDYQDANDSERRDMIRELSGKDDGASGPRKRRRSSGAKRKRAGVPSASGE